TTACCTTACCTTACCAATAGAAGGATCTTTTTCACTGCACCCTCCGTAGCTGTAAACTCTCCCATAGCTCCCCAGTTCCTGTAGGCCCTGAAATCTACAGCCAGCCTCGCCCTCGCCTCTCCTACCGCCTCAGTCCCCAGCTACCCTAAAAGAGATGCAGTTTCCCTTAACAAGCCACGTCTCTTCTGTGTCCTTGCCCTTGCTGTCTCCCAACTAatacttttctctgcttcttttcagGACTCTTACTTATTCTTTTAGTTCCAGTGTCCCCACATCCAGGAAAAGCACCAGGAAGAGGGCAAGCCTCTCGCCCAACCCTGGCCAAGGAGGGTGAGGGTGTGTGTCCCTCCTTGTCTCTCTGGGGAGTCATCTAGAGCAGAGGGTTCCAGGTTCCTCATACCATCACAGGAACCACCCAGGTCAGACCAGATGCTCTTTATTCTCTAGCTATGCAccattggggtgggggaggctccCCAGGGCTCCACTGAGGGGAAGCCCAGCCTGCTGGGGAAGCCGGATGTGTTGGCCATCAGGGTAAAGGGCCCACGGTTAGCCCCCCTGCTGCCCAGAACCCTGCTAACGTCCTCTAGTCGCAACTGAGTGGAAGGAAAGTCCCCCTCAGTGTGgtccaggcagggcagggggcccagAGTGCGGCCTTGGCCATCAGCTGGTGTGCCGGCAGCGTTTCTGCAGGTGGTAGATGAGGAACGCCAGGAGAAGCAGCCCCAGAACCAAGCTGCCGGTCCACAGGGCTGCAGAGGTTGGCGAGGAACCTGGAGAAAGACACATCGGAATACTTACCCCTTTCTGAAGGTTTTGGGGGAGCAGCCCAGCAGTCTGCCTAAGGCACCCCAATTCACCAAGTTCTCTGAAATTTTACAAAGGACTTCATGGTTTGAAACATCTTTTGAGTCATATAAAAATCCCTGGAATAGCCAAAAGACTTTAAGGTGAGTCTTTTGAAAGGTACATAGGATCTTATAGTTCGAGCTGGGCTGTCCAGTGAGGGGGACACTGGCCAGACGGCCTGTGAAATATGGCCCCTCTGAATGGACAGCCCTGTCCGTGTAAAACACATTGCATTTTGAAGAccaatgtgaagaaaaaaatttcactcaTGCTTCTTCATAGATGACATGTTGAAGTGATAATACCTGAGATGTATTGGGTTCGATGAAATATATTATCaaacttatttctccttttttcctgaatgtggctactagaaaaacTGAAATTACCCAAGTAGGTGTGTTCTAGTTCTGTTTCTATTCCACAGGCTGCCGTGGCCCACGTAGTTTAGAGTTTACAAAGTGCTGTGGCATCTACACGGTCTTGGAAACATAGTTCTCACCACCGTTTAGGCAGCTGTTATCTTGCAGTCCGGGGAGCCCACTggacagctggggaaactgaagccagcAGGATGCCTCCTTGTCTAAGGCCTTGACaaatttccctccctcccagctcccccagtgcccaccccagaccccagacTCACAGGTTTCCGGGACCAGGTGCAGGTTGGCCACCTGGCCCCCCGGGTCCAGGCGACACTGGAACCAGCCCTCAGGGTGGCACTTGGTCCACAGGGCGCTCCTGCTGCTCAGCCAAGCCTGGGCCCCGGACTCCCGCGTCTCGTAACTTGCCAGTCCGCCGGGGGCCTGGGTCCAGCGCACAGCCACCCCTGGGCCGCAGGCCGCCTCACACAATAGCTCCAAAACCCCCAGTGCTGACGACTCGTGGATCTCCGGGTGGCAGGGCCTCGTGGAGCTGTTTCTAGGTGCCAGGCCAGGACTCCCTGGGCTGTGGGTGGAGGCCTGCTCGGGGCTGACCTCAGGGGAGGTTGTGATTTGGAGCTCCAGAGGGGTTGTGATGGGGTGCTCTCGGGGGGAAGTGGGGGGCTCTGGGGGGATCCTGATATGGAGATCCGGGAGGGTCGTGCCAGAGTGCTCTTGGGGGGGCGTGGCAGGGGGCTCCGGGGAGGTCAGGCCCTGCAGGACTGGAAAATGGCAGCCATTTGTTCTCACTGCTGCCCAGgctccctctcctgcctgcaTCTCTCCATCTGGACCACATGGTTGGACCAGAACTGCTCTAAGCCCATCCTGGGTGAATTTCAGGGTGGATAGGAGCAGGGTCGGGGTCCATTGTGGCCGTTCCACCCTGAGTGAGCGTCTAAATCCCCAAGTCTCACTTTCCTCAGCTGTAATGGGGGTGGGGTGACAGCCACCTACCCCGGGGGGCTGGCATGAAGAGCGATCCGTGTACCCAGAGCACAGGGCCTTGGGGTATTGGGAAAAGggtgggaggcgggaggggagggtgcccccCATGGAATGAGGAGATGCCCTGTTGTGCAGTCAAGAGGCTGAGGCCCCGAGAGGGGATCTGTAGGCTCTGCTGTGAAATCTCTCAGACCCGGAGGTCTGTCTGCAGGccctctctctgtgtccctgcCTGGCCCCTTCCTACTTCTTGATCCAGAATCTTTCCTGGCCCCCATGACCCCAGCGTGTTAACATGAGTTTCAAGGTGCCCTATCAGAGAATCAACCTGTACTTTTTTAATGAGAGCCTGCCAGGGGCCTGGTGATGCGGGCAGGGCCCGTCCCAGATTAGACACATGTGGGTTAAACTAATAATAACATATGAAAtgaactgagcacctactgtgtgccagaccccACGTTAAATGTCTTTGTTAGTTCGTTcagcatttcttgagcacctactatgcgccaggcactgtgatagcggttattcattaattcattcagacTGTAAATGTAggtactgaacacctactatgtgctggccACTGTTTTAGCCACTGGAGACACAGTTGTGAATG
The genomic region above belongs to Camelus ferus isolate YT-003-E chromosome 22, BCGSAC_Cfer_1.0, whole genome shotgun sequence and contains:
- the MADCAM1 gene encoding mucosal addressin cell adhesion molecule 1 isoform X2 translates to MEQGVFLPLLLLLGLLPQGRDGRAASVQWRSLDTSLGAVQSGAGISVLSVRNASLSAAGTRVCVGSCGNLTFQQAVQLLVFAFPNQLTVTPEALVAGQGREVACTAHNIMPAGPPTSPDTFSMSLLLGDGELEGAEALDWDVEEEPQEGEDPLFQVTTRWLLPPWGAPALHTLHCQATLRLPGLELSHRQPIPVLQGLTSPEPPATPPQEHSGTTLPDLHIRIPPEPPTSPREHPITTPLELQITTSPEVSPEQASTHSPGSPGLAPRNSSTRPCHPEIHESSALGVLELLCEAACGPGVAVRWTQAPGGLASYETRESGAQAWLSSRSALWTKCHPEGWFQCRLDPGGQVANLHLVPETCSSPTSAALWTGSLVLGLLLLAFLIYHLQKRCRHTS